ACTCTTATCTTGGTAGATAGGCTCCTCACTGAAGTTCGAGTGGTATCAACTTCATGAGCTTCGGCGCCCTTCGCATCTAAGCGTTTCAGCTTTCGATACTTCCTTTCGTGAACTACCCGCATCTTTTCTTCCGCCTAACAAGATTTAACCACAGAAATTTTGAGCAAAagttgtccgctttggcccgttatatatcgtcatcagcctcacgattttaaaacgcgtctaccagggagaggtttccacacccttataaggaatgtttcgttctcgtctccaaccaatgtgggatctcataacctacccccttggaggcccagcgtcctcgctggcacactgttcggtgtcgggctctgatatcatttgtaacagctcaagtccactgctagtagatattgtccgttttagcccattacgtatcgtcatcagtctcacgattttaaaacgcatctactagagagaggtttccacacccttataaggaatgctacgttctcctctcccactaatgtgggatctcacaatccacccacgtaggaggcccaacgtctcgctggcacaccgctcggtgtctggctctaataccatttgtaacagctcaagtccactgctagtagatattgtccgttttagcccattacgtatcgtcatcagtctcacgattttaaaacgcatctactagagagaggtttccacacccttataaggaatgctacgttctcctctcccactaatgtgggatctcacaatccacccacataggaggcccagcgtcctcgctggcacaccgctcggtgtctggctctaataccatttgtaacagctcaagtccactgctagtagatattgtccgttttagcccattacgtatcgtcgtcagcctcacgattttaaaacgcatctactagagagaggtttccacacccttataaggaatgctacgttctcctctcccactaatgtgggatctcacaatccacccacataggaggcccagcgtcctcgctggcacaccgctcggtgtctggctctaataccatttgtaacagcccaagtccaccgctagcaaatattgtccactttggtccGTTACTTAACGTCGTTAGgctcactgttttaaaacgcatctactagggagaggtttccacacccttgtaaggaatgcttcattccctctccaaccaatgtgggatctcacaatccaccctgtAGAAgtcccagcgtcctcgctggcacaccactcggtgtctgtctctaatactatttgtaaccgtccaagcccaccgctagcagatattgtccgttatagcccattacgtatcactgtcaggCTCACGGTTTCAAAAGCTTTGTAAGGCGCCCAAATGGCTTAGTGTATCATACCTTAACTTCATTGTAGAGTTTCTTCTCCCAAAGATGCAATTTCCTTAACGTAGAAGACAGATTCCCAGAGGCCATCCCAAACTCTTCTATGTAACcaaattcagcagaagacgTTGAAGGATCGACGCTCTTCGAAACCGAAGGAGCAACATGAACATGCGAGTTCTTCGACGAAACTGCGAGTTTAAACAGGTAACAAGAGCAGAAACCCAGTTTAAGAACAAATATCCATCTAAAACTAGACAAGAACAAGCAAAAGTAATCCAATATGTTCAAGTTTCATTCTACATAAACACATTGCTTGTAAGTAGCCAGAATTCTAATGGATCTGAGCTATATGATACTCACCATGTTTCTGCTGATAGGGAAGCTTCCCAGCCTCCAGCATTTTCGCCGTTTCGTTACCGGACTCCGACGCCCTCTCGAACTGAGCCTCAATTTCTCTAGCAACCTCATAGACCTCTTGTGAACCAGGCTTGCTCTGGTGGAGTTCATGTTTAACAGCATCATCCTCAGCTGCAGCGCTTGGCCTTGATTGGGAAAGCATGGCGTTTGTATCATCACTACCATGCTCATCTCCTGCAGCTATCTTCGAGCCCGTTCCACCGCCATCGTCGATGAATTTCGGGCTTCCATTTACCTCCTTAACAACCTCATGTTGGTTACCCTCATCTTCCAATTCAGGAATCCCCTCTTCTTCCCTCACCTCCTTCAAATCCTGGTTTGGTGTGTTAGCACTATAATACTTCTCATATGTCTCAAATGGGTTCAAGAAGTCCCAAGCTGAGGGCCTTGGCGGTGAAGGTGGCGGCGGCAGAGGCGGCGGCGACAAGCCTGAACCTCCGGCAGATGACATTGAACCATAGCCACCGTCTTGAGGATAACCATAATAAGGATAAGGGTAATGCCCTGAAAAAGAAGACGACTCACCGGCATGATAAACCTTCTCCGGACTCATAGGCCTCTGCTCATACACAACAGAGGGTGTCATTGATTTCCTCATATAATTCATATGCATAAACCCTCCACGACCGCCGCTTCCGCCGCCGGGATACGAGCCAAAACGTTCTTGTTCCGGCATCATATAACCCATATGACCGTCGTGCGGCGGGACAAAAGGAGGGGAGTGATCAAAATCATGAAGAGAATCAGATTCATCATCAGAATCGGAGTGACAGAGATGGTGAGGAGGAGAGACAGAATCATCAATAACAGAGCCACCATTCCCAACTGAATCAACACTCTCTTCAATGAAATTATGCAATGAATGACCAATCCCTTTAAGGGAATGAATATACGCCATGTGAGCTTCGGCAAGTGAGTATCTAAGATGAATCGCTTCATCTAGAAACGCACAACGCTCACGACAGAGCGCCACCGCCGGAAGATCATCGACCTTAGAGCTAGAACAGCCCATCCACACAGCGTTGTAGATGGCGCAAACCAAAGATTACTCAAATGGGTTTCACCAAAAggtgaagaaaaacaaacccatTAACTCAAAACACACAAAAACCCACACAAAATCAAACCCCAGCAAAACCCAATTGAACTTCTGCCCTTTTCCTTTAATGGGTCAGTGACAAAAACATAACCCAATCCGGATTcggcaagaagaagaagaaagaaacgaaaaaatGAGAAGGCAGTGAGGGAATCTTTTGCCAGCGGAGAGTTTGTCGTCAATCGTCCGCTTCTAACAGTAAGAGAAAGTGAGTGAGTGAGCGAGTGAGCTTTTTGTTTGTGCGTTGGTGTATGCCAAAATGGAAAGATCAATTCTCGTGAATGCTTCCATGAACGCCATtaaaacccattttaaaactCCAATGGGATTGAAAAACACAGCGacaatgaagaacaagaacaagaacatgaagaacatgaagaacaaacaCAGATGATCAGAATTCACAATTCAGGGCTATAATATAACGCAACAAATCCgtaattcctttttccttttccccttttctttacCCAACTTTTGCTTTTACGGGATTTCgaattttcaatcaaattatCCAAATATTCTTCAGTCCAAAGAGTTCTTCCATAGCTATTAAAGTTGTGTGAGCTTAGGCTGGCAAGTGCAGCAGGAAAATGGGGGGcgagaaaacagaggaattgGGTGTTTGGTTCCAGAGAAAATTTTTGGCGTCCATTGAAATTCCGAAAATGCCCTTCCTGTTAAAGAaccgtttttattttttttttaactttttctttttttcggtgtaattaataaaaattgtggACCCTAtggtttttaatttacataaattttatttattttccgtTACttaacattaataatttaaaattttccctatttttacattaaaagatttaataataaaaattttaatttccattttttattaaaaataattttagtcgTTTAATATTTATCAACTCAATATCTCGTATCCAACTAATCATACGATCATATACAAACAATAATTTCTCGTCGTTACATATATTTGAAGctctgtttatttatttgtcaaATAATTAGCTGCACAATACGACAATTTAAACCGTCGTTAGggattaaaatagaataaatttaatatttttaaattttgtttttatttgatcATTGATCCAAAAATAATATGGTAAGTTCCCAGATTTcgaatttaatttctaattagtccgtaaaataataataatgtgtatgtatgtaatttaaaaaatacaggTCTGTTAAAAGATATGtagattaaaatttgatattctCGTACGACATGATCATGTTACTTATTTGTCACTTAAAAGAGTGAAGTGTATCGCTACATACTAACACGGGTCCTTTTAACATGCTTTGTCGCTGTTCACATGTTTCTTAGGAAAGTTTCGAGGTCACTCGCATAAAATTTCTCAAAGCtaagtgtcacaatcgcactcagCCATAAACAACACGTCCTGGACaaacatgaccgtgacactaagTACgcttaattttggagtttttatgattgaattaCTGAGAAAAAACGAACACCCTATTGATATTCAGCCTTTCTTAAGAATTTTATTCTCGGGATTGCTCTCATTAAGATatggtctcggttcattcagATACTCTTCCTTTACTCAAAAATTAAACcgtcttttatttatttatttattattaaacaaGTGTAATACccgaagaaagaagaaaaagaaaaaaaaaatataggaaaAGTTGAGAGGGGCAAATAGGTAAATTTGCCCCTCCAACCACCTAAGGGGTCCAAACGAAACCCCATCCATAATCCTGCAAAAGAGAGATAGTGAGAGAAAGGGGTAGAGAGAAcctagagagaggagaaaggatGAACCGCCGGAAGACTCACCGAAAACTACCGTCGGAGTCTATTCCGGTGAAGATCATGATGCAAGGAGGTGAAGATCATGCAAAGAGACtttcttggaagggaaaagagaatgtGGGTGGCCGGAGTcccatttttcatcaagaagtCGGAAAACCCGCAAGGTAAGGATCTTGAACGTTTTCTNNNNNNNNNNNNNNNNNNNNNNNNNNNNNNNNNNNNNNNNNNNNNNNNNNNNNNNNNNNNNNNNNNNNNNNNNNNNNNNNNNNNNNNNNNNNNNNNNNNNNNNNNNNNNNNNNNNNNNNNNNNNNNNNNNNNNNNNNNNNNNNNNNNNNNNNNNNNNNNNNNNNNNNNNNNNNNNNNNNNNNNNNNNNNNNNNNNNNNNNNNNNNNNNNNNNNNNNNNNNNNNNNNNNNNNNNNNNNNNNNNNNNNNNNNNNNNNNNNNNNNNNNNNNNNNNNNNNNNNNNNNNNNNNNNNNNNNNNNNNNNNNNNNNNNNNNNNNNNNNNNNNNNNNNNNNNNNNNNNNNNNNNNNNNNNNNNNNNNNNNNNNNNNNNNNNNNNNNNNNNNNNNNNNNNNNNNNNNNNNNNNNNNNNNNNNNNNNNNNNNNNNNNNNNNNNNNNNNNNNNNNNNNNNNNNNNNNNNNNNNNNNNNNNNNNNNNNNNNNNNNNNNNNNNNNNNNNNNNNNNNNNNNNNNNNNNNNNNNNNNNNNNNNNNNNNNNNNNNNNNNNNNNNNNNNNNNNNNNNNNNNNNNNNNNNNNNNNNNNNNNNNNNNNNNNNNNNNNNNNNNNNNNNNNNNNNNNNNNNNNNNNNNNNNNNNNNNNNNNNNNNNNNNNNNNNNNNNNNNNNNNNNNNNNNNNNNNNNNNNNNNNNNNNNNNNNNNNNNNNNNNNNNNNNNNNNNNNNNNNNNNNNNNNNNNNNNNNNNNNNNNNNNNNNNNNNNNNNNNNNNNNNNNNNNNNNNNNNNNNNNNNNNNNNNNNNNNNNNNNNNNNNNNNNNNNNNNNNNNNNNNNNNNNNNNNNNNNNNNNNNNNNNNNNNNNNNNNNNNNNNNNNNNNNNNNNNNNNNNNNNNNNNNNNNNNNNNNNNNNNNNNNNNNNNNNNNNNNNNNNNNNNNNNNNNNNNNNNNNNNNNNNNNNNNNNNNNNNNNNNNNNNNNNNNNNNNNNNNNNNNNNNNNNNNNNNNNNNNNNNNNNNNNNNNNNNNNNNNNNNNNNNNNNNNNNNNNNNNNNNNNNNNNNNNNNNNNNNNNNNNNNNNNNNNNNNNNNNNNNNNNNNNNNNNNNNNNNNNNNNNNNNNNNNNNNNNNNNNNNNNNNNNNNNNNNNNNNNNNNNNNNNNNNNNNNNNNNNNNNNNNNNNNNNNNNNNNNNNNNNNNNNNNNNNNNNNNNNNNNNNNNNNNNNNNNNNNNNNNNNNNNNNNNNNNNNNNNNNNNNNNNNNNNNNNNNNNNNNNNNNNNNNNNNNNNNNNNNNNNNNNNNNNNNNNNNNNNNNNNNNNNNNNNNNNNNNNNNNNNNNNNNNNNNNNNNNNNNNNNNNNNNNNNNNNNNNNNNNNNNNNNNNNNNNNNNNNNNNNNNNNNNNNNNNNNNNNNNNNNNNNNNNNNNNNNNNNNNNNNNNNNNNNNNNNNNNNNNNNNNNNNNNNNNNNNNNNNNNNNNNNNNNNNNNNNNNNNNNNNNNNNNNNNNNNNNNNNNNNNNNNNNNNNNNNNNNNNNNNNNNNNNNNNNNNNNNNNNNNNNNNNNNNNNNNNNNNNNNNNNNNNNNNNNNNNNNNNNNNNNNNNNNNNNNNNNNNNNNNNNNNNNNNNNNNNNNNNNNNNNNNNNNNNNNNNNNNNNNNNNNNNNNNNNNNNNNNNNNNNNNNNNNNNNNNNNNNNNNNNNNNNNNNNNNNNNNNNNNNNNNNNNNNNNNNNNNNNNNNNNNNNNNNNNNNNNNNNNNNNNNNNNNNNNNNNNNNNNNNNNNNNNNNNNNNNNNNNNNNNNNNNNNNNNNNNNNNNNNNNNNNNNNNNNNNNNNNNNNNNNNNNNNNNNNNNNNNNNNNNNNNNNNNNNNNNNNNNNNNNNNNNNNNNNNNNNNNNNNNNNNNNNNNNNNNNNNNNNNNNNNNNNNNNNNNNNNNNNNNNNNNNNNNNNNNNNNNNNNNNNNNNNNNNNNNNNNNNNNNNNNNNNNNNNNNNNNNNNNNNNNNNNNNNNNNNNNNNNNNNNNNNNNNNNNNNNNNNNNNNNNNNNNNNNNNNNNNNNNNNNNNNNNNNNNNNNNNNNNNNNNNNNNNNNNNNNNNNNNNNNNNNNNNNNNNNNNNNNNNNNNNNNNNNNNNNNNNNNNNNNNNNNNNNNNNNNNNNNNNNNNNNNNNNNNNNNNNNNNNNNNNNNNNNNNNNNNNNNNNNNNNNNNNNNNNNNNNNNNNNNNNNNNNNNNNNNNNNNNNNNNNNNNNNNNNNNNNNNNNNNNNNNNNNNNNNNNNNNNNNNNNNNNNNNNNNNNNNNNNNNNNNNNNNNNNNNNNNNNNNNNNNNNNNNNNNNNNNNNNNNNNNNNNNNNNNNNNNNNNNNNNNNNNNNNNNNNNNNNNNNNNNNNNNNNNNNNNNNNNNNNNNNNNNNNNNNNNNNNNNNNNNNNNNNNNNNNNNNNNNNNNNNNNNNNNNNNNNNNNNNNNNNNNNNNNNNNNNNNNNNNNNNNNNNNNNNNNNNNNNNNNNNNNNNNNNNNNNNNNNNNNNNNNNNNNNNNNNNNNNNNNNNNNNNNNNNNNNNNNNNNNNNNNNNNNNNNNNNNNNNNNNNNNNNNNNNNNNNNNNNNNNNNNNNNNNNNNNNNNNNNNNNNNNNNNNNNNNNNNNNNNNNNNNNNNNNNNNNNNNNNNNNNNNNNNNNNNNNNNNNNNNNNNNNNNNNNNNNNNNNNNNNNNNNNNNNNNNNNNNNNNNNNNNNNNNNNNNNNNNNNNNNNNNNNNNNNNNNNNNNNNNNNNNNNNNNNNNNNNNNNNNNNNNNNNNNNNNNNNNNNNNNNNNNNNNNNNNNNNNNNNNNNNNNNNNNNNNNNNNNNNNNNNNNNNNNNNNNNNNNNNNNNNNNNNNNNNNNNNNNNNNNNNNNNNNNNNNNNNNNNNNNNNNNNNNNNNNNNNNNNNNNNNNNNNNNNNNNNNNNNNNNNNNNNNNNNNNNNNNNNNNNNNNNNNNNNNNNNNNNNNNNNNNNNNNNNNNNNNNNNNNNNNNNNNNNNNNNNNNNNNNNNNNNNNNNNNNNNNNNNNNNNNNNNNNNNNNNNNNNNNNNNNNNNNNNNNNNNNNNNNNNNNNNNNNNNNNNNNNNNNNNNNNNNNNNNNNNNNNNNNNNNNNNNNNNNNNNNNNNNNNNNNNNNNNNNNNNNNNNNNNNNNNNNNNNNNNNNNNNNNNNNNNNNNNNNNNNNNNNNNNNNNNNNNNNNNNNNNNNNNNNNNNNNNNNNNNNNNNNNNNNNNNNNNNNNNNNNNNNNNNNNNNNNNNNNNNNNNNNNNNNNNNNNNNNNNNNNNNNNNNNNNNNNNNNNNNNNNNNNNNNNNNNNNNNNNNNNNNNNNNNNNNNNNNNNNNNNNNNNNNNNNNNNNNNNNNNNNNNNNNNNNNNNNN
This sequence is a window from Cucurbita pepo subsp. pepo cultivar mu-cu-16 chromosome LG04, ASM280686v2, whole genome shotgun sequence. Protein-coding genes within it:
- the LOC111792411 gene encoding nitrate regulatory gene2 protein-like translates to MGCSSSKVDDLPAVALCRERCAFLDEAIHLRYSLAEAHMAYIHSLKGIGHSLHNFIEESVDSVGNGGSVIDDSVSPPHHLCHSDSDDESDSLHDFDHSPPFVPPHDGHMGYMMPEQERFGSYPGGGSGGRGGFMHMNYMRKSMTPSVVYEQRPMSPEKVYHAGESSSFSGHYPYPYYGYPQDGGYGSMSSAGGSGLSPPPLPPPPSPPRPSAWDFLNPFETYEKYYSANTPNQDLKEVREEEGIPELEDEGNQHEVVKEVNGSPKFIDDGGGTGSKIAAGDEHGSDDTNAMLSQSRPSAAAEDDAVKHELHQSKPGSQEVYEVAREIEAQFERASESGNETAKMLEAGKLPYQQKHVSSKNSHVHVAPSVSKSVDPSTSSAEFGYIEEFGMASGNLSSTLRKLHLWEKKLYNEVKAEEKMRVVHERKYRKLKRLDAKGAEAHEVDTTRTSVRSLSTKIRVAIQVVDKISMTINKIRDEELWPQLNELIHGLTRMWRSMLDCHRAQYKAISESKSFGTIGSGKCNDNEAHLEATKELEHELLNWTISFSSWISAQKGYVRVLNNWLLKCLLFEPEDTPDGLAPFSPGRIGAPPVFVICNQWSQALDSVSEKEVIDSMRVFSTRMLQIWEHDKLITRQRMMAKVRNFDRDDQKIQKQIQALDKKTLMVSRDEKRLSASGNAVYQNEMSHVSLQSSVQRVFEAMERFTADSMKVYEELLRRTKEERLNRAGKSPISV